Proteins encoded by one window of Methanobrevibacter sp.:
- a CDS encoding Gar1/Naf1 family protein: MKFLGKSLHIANSGKLIVRSDKTPSPGAVVFDSKKNKIGKVGYVFGPTKKPYVSVRLFKSANRDVIAKNCGEKLFVSKPKSKKSRKRRMRTRHKK, translated from the coding sequence ATGAAATTTTTAGGAAAAAGTTTGCATATAGCAAACTCTGGAAAATTAATAGTGCGATCTGATAAGACACCCTCACCAGGTGCAGTTGTTTTTGACAGCAAGAAAAACAAGATAGGTAAGGTCGGCTATGTATTCGGGCCAACAAAAAAGCCCTATGTTTCTGTTCGCCTATTTAAATCAGCGAATAGAGATGTAATTGCAAAAAACTGTGGTGAAAAACTGTTTGTATCGAAACCGAAATCCAAAAAGTCTAGAAAAAGGAGGATGAGAACACGACACAAGAAGTAG
- a CDS encoding RraA family protein, whose product MSISPKDVLNKNKSLNKRIDVEKINLNDVSVDDLRFNGKNYDKHINLISLLEEVSACQVSDAYNSITSRSGTIQSIKPINNQKVWGRIFTAETSSDDWGTSAQAIDGANDGDILFFKVDSDDKAIWGELASSCARDNGIKATVIYGSARDLDALLDMDYPVFASNFCPNAGSPLGLGTLGETISIEGIEINTGDFLLGDESGIVIVPQSLFAKTMEATLAVKIKEAGIIKDISGGKTLAEIVGLK is encoded by the coding sequence ATGTCAATCAGTCCGAAAGATGTTTTAAATAAAAATAAAAGCTTAAACAAACGTATTGATGTAGAAAAAATTAATTTAAATGATGTTAGCGTTGATGATCTAAGATTCAATGGAAAAAACTATGATAAACATATTAATTTAATCTCACTTCTTGAGGAAGTGTCCGCCTGTCAGGTTTCCGATGCCTATAATTCAATCACTTCCAGGTCAGGCACAATCCAATCCATCAAACCTATAAACAATCAAAAGGTTTGGGGAAGAATCTTCACTGCTGAAACATCATCTGACGACTGGGGAACATCTGCCCAGGCTATTGACGGAGCCAATGATGGTGACATTCTATTTTTTAAAGTTGACAGTGATGATAAAGCAATTTGGGGGGAATTAGCTTCAAGCTGCGCCAGGGATAACGGCATAAAGGCAACTGTAATCTATGGTTCCGCACGGGATTTGGATGCTCTTTTAGATATGGATTATCCAGTATTTGCAAGTAACTTCTGTCCAAATGCAGGATCTCCTTTAGGTTTAGGTACTTTAGGCGAAACTATTTCCATTGAGGGGATTGAAATTAACACTGGGGATTTTCTCTTGGGTGATGAATCAGGCATTGTCATTGTTCCTCAAAGTTTATTTGCAAAAACTATGGAAGCCACTCTTGCAGTAAAGATAAAAGAGGCGGGTATTATCAAGGACATATCTGGTGGTAAAACCTTGGCGGAAATTGTCGGACTCAAATAG
- the dnaG gene encoding DNA primase DnaG produces MGKGEELTTTKYLIHAQITANGIVEKPDVVGAVFGQTEGLLSNDLDLRELQRTGRIGRIQVNIRSNSGRAKGEIVIPSSLDRVETAILAASLETINRVGPCEASIQTLKVEDVRAVKREQVVNRAKEIYKNMVESVGPASMKMIEEVREAMRAHEISEYGDDRLPAGPSIHTSDAIIVVEGRSDVLNLLKYGIKNTVAVEGVSVPQSIGDLSKKRTTTAFVDGDRGGELILKELLQIGDVDYITRAPKGKEVEDLEKDEVLVALRDKVPTAQFLATNNIFSENKRDNRRQDRRHKKQQKFSKRNQPRVEEPVVEDDEVTLMKDMLKEFEGTGNGAILDEALNMTKEVEVEEIYEEIKNIDGSADAVIFDGVISQRLVDVASQKGIKKLVAFNSMNIVKKPNNIQLITID; encoded by the coding sequence ATGGGAAAAGGTGAAGAATTAACAACAACAAAATACTTAATCCATGCTCAGATTACAGCTAATGGAATTGTTGAAAAACCTGATGTTGTCGGTGCAGTTTTCGGACAGACTGAAGGTTTGCTCAGTAATGATTTAGATTTAAGAGAGCTTCAAAGAACTGGAAGAATAGGTAGAATTCAAGTTAACATCCGTTCCAATAGTGGAAGAGCCAAAGGCGAAATCGTAATTCCATCCAGTTTAGATAGAGTTGAAACCGCCATACTCGCTGCATCTCTCGAAACAATCAATCGTGTTGGTCCTTGTGAAGCTTCAATTCAAACTTTAAAAGTTGAAGACGTAAGGGCTGTTAAAAGAGAACAAGTTGTCAACCGTGCAAAAGAAATTTACAAAAACATGGTTGAAAGTGTCGGTCCGGCCAGCATGAAAATGATTGAAGAAGTAAGGGAAGCTATGAGAGCTCACGAAATCTCAGAATATGGTGACGATCGCTTACCTGCAGGTCCTAGCATCCACACATCCGATGCAATCATAGTTGTAGAAGGACGTAGCGATGTATTGAACCTACTCAAATATGGCATCAAAAATACCGTAGCCGTTGAAGGCGTGAGCGTTCCGCAATCTATTGGAGATTTAAGTAAAAAAAGAACCACCACTGCATTCGTGGACGGAGACAGAGGCGGAGAGCTAATATTGAAAGAACTCTTGCAAATCGGTGACGTTGATTATATTACACGTGCTCCAAAAGGAAAAGAAGTGGAAGACCTGGAAAAAGATGAAGTATTGGTCGCACTCAGAGACAAAGTTCCTACCGCACAATTTTTAGCAACCAACAATATTTTCTCAGAAAATAAAAGAGATAACAGAAGACAAGACAGACGTCATAAGAAACAACAAAAATTCTCCAAACGTAACCAACCACGTGTTGAAGAGCCTGTTGTCGAAGATGATGAAGTCACCTTAATGAAGGATATGCTAAAAGAATTCGAAGGCACAGGCAACGGAGCAATTTTGGATGAAGCATTGAATATGACTAAAGAGGTTGAAGTAGAAGAAATCTATGAAGAAATCAAAAACATAGACGGATCTGCAGATGCCGTTATTTTCGATGGTGTAATCAGCCAAAGATTGGTTGACGTCGCATCACAAAAAGGAATTAAGAAATTAGTCGCATTCAATTCCATGAATATTGTTAAAAAGCCAAACAATATACAGCTAATTACAATTGACTGA